A single region of the Cucumis melo cultivar AY chromosome 3, USDA_Cmelo_AY_1.0, whole genome shotgun sequence genome encodes:
- the LOC103487984 gene encoding CBS domain-containing protein CBSX3, mitochondrial, whose translation MQGIVRAIRSWQETLKKITVKQYSCRREMSKVENILEGSELGGGSPSSPKSLENITVREIVSKRGGGIGSSMISCRAEDTAIEAVQNMARHNIGSLVVMKSEGESIAGIVTERDYLKKIIADGRSPIYTKVGEIMTREDKLVTITSDTNILKAMQLMTENRIRHVPVIDGKLVGMISIVDVVRAVVEQQNGELERLNDYIKGEYY comes from the exons ATGCAGGGGATCGTGAGAGCAATACGATCATGGCAAGAGACATTAAAGAAGATCACGGTCAAGCAATACTCGTGCAGAAGAGAAATGAGTAAAGTGGAAAATATCTTAGAAGGATCAGAATTAGGAGGTGGTTCACCTTCTTCACCGAAAAGTTTGGAGAATATTACTGTCAGAGAGATTGTTTCGAAAAGGGGAGGAGGTATTGGCTCCTCCATGATATCCTGTAGGGCAGAGGATACTGCAATTGAAGCTGTGCAAAAT ATGGCTAGACATAACATTGGATCTTTGGTGGTGATGAAGTCTGAAGGGGAAAGCATTGCTGGGATTGTCACAGAACGAG ACTACCTGAAGAAAATAATAGCAGATGGGAGATCTCCCATATACACAAAAGTAGGAGAAATAATGACTCGTGAG GACAAACTAGTAACCATAACGTCCGACACGAACATCCTCAAAGCAATGCAGCTTATGACAG AGAATCGCATAAGACATGTTCCTGTGATAGATGGCAAACTAGTTGGCATGATTTCTATTGTAGATGTTGTCAGAGCAGTTGTAGAGCAGCAAAATGGGGAACTCGAGCGACTAAACGACTATATAAAAGGAGAATACTATTAA
- the LOC103487980 gene encoding putative pectinesterase 11 → MSRRSFLVVVSVIAAVLVAEVTAAETTAVLITVDQSGKGNFTKIQQAIDAVPENNREEVFIVVKAGIYREKVVVPANKPFITISGRRAADTIISWNDSKNTYNSATLAVLASDFVGRYLTIQNEYGAGAQAVALRVSGDRVSFTACRFLGHQDTLLDDIGRHYYKSCYIQGATDFICGNAASLFENCHLRSVSDDVGTITAQRRESPSENTGFVFLGCKITGINSAVLGRPWGAFSRVVFGFTFMSDVILPEGWDNWQDPSKQSTVYYGQYKCYGKGANPSRRVSWSFTNMTAQDAAPFFTKSFIGAADWLRPLPKHFKRAFSSRSHP, encoded by the exons atgtctcgtcGGAGTTTTTTAGTTGTGGTTAGTGTTATTGCGGCGGTCTTAGTGGCAGAGGTTACAGCGGCGGAAACTACAGCGGTTTTGATAACTGTGGATCAATCGGGGAAGGGGAATTTTACGAAGATTCAACAGGCGATTGATGCAGTGCCGGAAAATAATAGGGAGGAAGTGTTTATTGTGGTGAAGGCAGGGATTTATAGAGAGAAGGTGGTGGTTCCGGCGAATAAACCGTTCATTACTATAAGTGGAAGAAGAGCGGCGGATACGATCATCAGTTGGAATGATAGCAAAAATACTTATAATTCAGCAACTCTTGCAGTTTTGGCCTCTGATTTCGTTGGACGATACCTCACAATTCAG AATGAATACGGGGCGGGTGCACAAGCAGTTGCCTTACGAGTATCTGGAGATAGAGTATCATTTACTGCATGTCGATTTTTAGGCCATCAAGACACTCTTCTAGATGACATTGGCCGCCATTACTACAAAAGCTGTTACATCCAAGGAGCCACCGATTTCATTTGTGGAAACGCAGCTTCATTGTTCGAG AATTGTCATCTACGTTCAGTTTCGGACGACGTCGGGACCATCACAGCCCAACGGAGAGAATCGCCGTCGGAGAATACAGGGTTCGTATTCCTGGGGTGTAAGATCACCGGAATAAACTCGGCGGTTTTAGGAAGACCGTGGGGAGCATTCTCTAGAGTCGTGTTTGGATTCACTTTCATGTCCGACGTTATTCTCCCCGAGGGTTGGGATAATTGGCAAGACCCATCCAAACAAag TACGGTTTACTATGGGCAATACAAATGTTATGGAAAAGGAGCAAATCCTTCGAGAAGGGTATCGTGGTCGTTTACCAACATGACTGCCCAAGATGCTGCACCATTTTTCACCAAATCCTTCATTGGTGCTGCTGATTGGCTGAGGCCATTGCCAAAACATTTCAAGAGAGCCTTCTCTTCACGCTCACACCcctaa
- the LOC103487975 gene encoding protein RADIALIS-like 4: MASSSFKSSGNSSSSWTLKQNKKFEDALVLYPEDTPDRWQKVARAVGGKTAEEVKRHYDILLQDLMHIESGKVPLPNYKPVVPNGSIYDDEQRLMKNLKLQ; encoded by the exons ATGGCATCAAGCTCTTTTAAATCTTCAGGCAATTCTAGCTCCTCATGGACTCTTaagcaaaacaaaaaatttgaGGACGCTCTGGTTTTATATCCTGAGGACACGCCAGATAGATGGCAAAAGGTGGCCAGGGCAGTGGGTGGAAAAACAGCTGAGGAAGTAAAAAGGCATTACGATATCCTGTTGCAAGATCTCATGCATATAGAATCTGGAAAAGTTCCTCTTCCTAACTACAAGCCCGTTGTTCCCAACGGTTCAATATATGATGATGAACAGAG GCTCATGAAGAATCTAAAGCTCCAATAA
- the LOC103487982 gene encoding flocculation protein FLO11, producing MSLSQLRILLPWQSLKASPRPANESPEGSFGPTDESESSASQADTAPNIRHQPDQSPEIKPEEPPLATAQAAERSETMPPSKSHKEGKIHSQLSTNSRAKNRSRTASKPSSPLNAIPQSPLASNKYPSTSGKGSKSQDSSKPSSPAGKVFSPSQDASSKPSSPATVAATAPRIASKASSSSSQASNKKHPSSKPTSKLRFKADSQPSSPSRSAFPSQDPSMPPQSLSQEKSRQQASEKSSRVQSPSHFSRKPTTQSTSKQPVESPATIGIQSHPNSKAPSQSRFKTDSQPSPSSRSTFPSQDFSMPPRSPSHENSRQQPSDKTSGVQSPSHSSRKPTAQSTSKQPIESPATIGIQHHPNLKPSSQSRFKAESRPSSSSKSKFPSQDSSMPPRSPSQENSLQPPSEKTSRVQSPSNLSRKPTAPSTSQQPIESTASIGDQTTDGILSDPATPSPKAIPTSGEIQIQAKSKKSPEPNVKPVELKASKNQNDTKEELTSKNETKEELASKNTSNPHSDEDSSENPTQSDETVERGLDSSLESQTESKETKEDGGKTTNALQAKASRSTLITSSKSRSSFEPEKNTQQDESMEDLSKAFNKLNIKYSDEENPKSFTTMIGDNKGSSVHLLSGEAKSESSIHVNHRYKSNPDQSPKSSTNIKENSNNETPQDSTTEENPDPPPLELYINHNVQGINNSIMFNTSFTENNPGIKLKFPGDGEPTNSQDELESRHTRKSTYIPTPAEKVTYEPRIRRRYLGGLLMESGDSEDENPRKLRCHGCRYSRSSKGKKVETL from the coding sequence ATGTCACTTTCACAATTGCGGATTCTACTTCCTTGGCAATCGTTAAAAGCGTCTCCTCGTCCTGCAAATGAGTCGCCAGAAGGGAGTTTTGGGCCTACAGATGAATCGGAAAGTTCTGCTTCTCAAGCCGATACTGCGCCGAATATTCGGCACCAACCAGACCAGTCTCCTGAGATAAAACCAGAAGAACCTCCTCTAGCAACAGCTCAGGCAGCTGAAAGAAGTGAAACTATGCCACCTTCAAAATCTCACAAGGAAGGCAAAATTCATTCTCAGTTATCAACAAATTCTCGAGCCAAAAACCGGTCTCGAACGGCTTCCAAGCCTTCATCACCATTGAATGCAATTCCTCAATCTCCACTTGCTTCCAACAAGTATCCTTCAACGTCAGGCAAGGGCTCCAAATCTCAGGATAGTTCAAAGCCTTCATCACCAGCAGGTAAAGTTTTCTCCCCTTCACAGGATGCTTCTTCAAAGCCCTCATCACCTGCAACAGTTGCTGCTACAGCTCCTCGGATTGCTTCAAAGGCGTCGTCTTCATCATCTCAAGCATCCAATAAAAAGCATCCAAGTTCAAAACCAACTTCAAAATTAAGATTCAAAGCTGATTCTCAGCCTTCATCGCCTTCAAGGTCGGCATTTCCATCTCAAGATCCGTCTATGCCGCCACAGTCGCTATCACAGGAAAAATCTCGACAACAAGCATCGGAAAAATCCTCTCGGGTTCAGTCTCCATCTCATTTTTCCAGAAAACCTACTACACAATCAACATCAAAACAGCCTGTTGAGTCTCCTGCAACCATTGGAATTCAAAGCCATCCAAATTCAAAAGCACCATCACAATCAAGATTTAAAACTGATTCTCAGCCTTCACCGTCTTCAAGATCAACATTTCCATCTCAAGATTTTTCTATGCCACCACGGTCGCCATCTCATGAAAATTCCCGACAACAACCATCCGATAAAACCTCTGGGGTTCAATCTCCATCTCATTCGTCCAGAAAACCTACTGCACAATCAACATCAAAACAGCCTATTGAATCTCCTGCAACCATTGGAATTCAACACCATCCAAATTTAAAACCATCGTCACAATCAAGATTTAAAGCTGAATCTCGGCCTTCATCATCTTCAAAGTCAAAATTTCCATCTCAAGATTCTTCTATGCCGCCACGGTCGCCATCTCAAGAAAATTCTCTACAACCACCATCGGAAAAAACCTCCCGCGTTCAGTCTCCATCTAATTTGTCTAGAAAACCTACTGCACCATCAACCTCACAACAGCCTATTGAATCTACTGCATCCATTGGAGACCAAACAACAGATGGAATCCTTTCCGATCCTGCAACTCCATCCCCAAAAGCGATACCTACAAGTGGAGAAATTCAGATACAAGCCAAATCAAAGAAGTCTCCGGAACCAAACGTGAAACCAGTGGAATTGAAAGCATCAAAAAATCAGAATGATACCAAGGAAGAGCTTACATCCAAGAACGAAACCAAGGAAGAGCTTGCATCTAAGAACACTTCCAATCCGCATTCGGACGAGGACTCTTCTGAAAACCCTACACAATCTGATGAAACCGTAGAAAGGGGCTTAGATTCCTCTCTAGAATCACAAACAGAGTCAAAAGAAACTAAGGAAGATGGGGGAAAGACAACCAATGCACTTCAAGCCAAAGCATCTAGAAGCACATTAATCACATCTTCCAAAAGTCGTTCATCATTTGAACCAGAAAAGAACACACAACAGGACGAATCCATGGAAGACTTATCCAAAGCTTTTAACAAACTAAACATCAAATATTCAGATGAAGAAAATCCAAAAAGTTTCACAACAATGATCGGCGATAACAAAGGATCATCGGTGCACTTACTCTCCGGCGAAGCCAAAAGCGAAAGCTCAATCCACGTCAACCATCGTTACAAAAGTAATCCAGATCAAAGCCCTAAAAGTTCCACAAACATCAAAGAAAATTCAAATAACGAAACACCGCAAGATTCAACAACAGAAGAGAATCCAGATCCACCACCCCTGGAATTATACATTAACCACAATGTACAAGGTATCAACAACTCAATCATGTTCAACACCTCATTTACAGAGAATAACCCAGGAATCAAGTTGAAATTCCCTGGAGATGGAGAACCAACAAATTCTCAAGATGAATTAGAGTCTCGCCATACAAGAAAATCGACATACATACCGACACCTGCCGAGAAGGTTACATATGAACCCAGAATAAGACGAAGATACCTGGGAGGGCTTTTAATGGAGTCAGGTGATTCTGAGGACGAGAATCCAAGAAAGCTCCGATGCCACGGCTGCCGCTACAGTCGAAGTAGCAAAGGAAAAAAGGTTGAAACTCTGTAA
- the LOC103487976 gene encoding protein RER1B-like, which translates to MEGVGGDTASAVAPLAKWRNDFARAFQYYLDRSTPHPVQRWLGTLLVAAIYVLRVFYVQGFYVVSYGLGIYILNLLIGFLSPKVDPELDVLDGASLPTKGSDEFKPFIRRLPEFKFWYAITKAFCIAFLMTFFSLFDVPVFWPILLCYWIVLFVLTMKRQIMHMIKYKYIPFSIGKQRYTGKRSSASSSGASRD; encoded by the exons ATGGAAGGAGTTGGGGGCGACACGGCATCTGCAGTAGCACCTCTGGCTAAGTGGAGAAACGATTTTGCTAGAGCATTTCAATATTACTTGGATCGATCCACTCCTCACCCGGTCCAGAGGTGGTTGGGAACCCTTCTTGTTGCAGCAATTTATGTGTTGCGTGTTTTCTATGTTCAAGGGTTTTATGTTGTTTCCTATGGATTGGGAATCTATATCTTGAATCTCTTGATTGGGTTTCTTTCGCCCAAGGTTGATCCTGAGCTCGATGTCTTGGATGGAGCTTCCTTGCCTACCAAAGGTTCTGATGAGTTTAAGCCTTTCATACGCCGGCTTCCGGAGTTCAAGTTTTG gtaCGCCATCACCAAAGCTTTTTGTATTGCGTTCCTCATGACCTTCTTCTCGCTATTCGATGTTCCGGTTTTCTGGCCCATTCTTCTTTGCTATTGGATTGTTCTATTTGTCCTGACAATGAAGCGCCAAATCATGCACATGATCAAATACAAATACATTCCTTTCAGCATAGGAAAACAG AGATATACGGGAAAGAGGTCTTCTGCAAGTAGCAGTGGCGCTTCAAGAGACTAA
- the LOC103487978 gene encoding eugenol synthase 2-like translates to MAESGRKSRVLIIGGTGYIGKFVVEASAKAEHPTFVLIRESTIADPMKAKLVENFKSLGVKFITGDLYDHESLVKAIKQVDVVISTVGQMQLADQSKIIDAIKEAGNVKRFFPSEFGVDVDRLHAVEPAKSALAVKSNIRRAIEKEGIPYTYVVSNCFNGYFLPTLMQHGLTSPPTHKVIIPGDGHPKAIFNLEEDIGTYTIKAVDDPRTENKILYINPPNNTYSFNDLVALWEKKIGKPLEKLYVPEHQLLKDIQEAPLPLNVILSLNHSIFVKGDETNFEIEPSFGVEASKLYPDVQYTTVDQYLSRFV, encoded by the exons ATGGCGGAGAGTGGTCGGAAGAGCAGAGTTCTGATCATCGGCGGCACTGGCTACATCGGAAAGTTCGTCGTGGAAGCGAGCGCTAAGGCCGAACATCCTACATTTGTTCTCATCAGAGAGAGCACCATAGCCGATCCTATGAAAGCAAAACTGGTGGAGAATTTCAAGAGTTTAGGCGTTAAGTTCATCACT GGGGATCTGTATGATCATGAAAGTTTAGTGAAAGCGATTAAGCAAGTGGACGTTGTGATCTCGACTGTTGGACAAATGCAATTGGCAGATCAGAGCAAGATCATTGATGCGATTAAAGAGGCCGGCAATGTCAAG AGATTTTTTCCATCGGAGTTTGGAGTGGATGTGGATCGACTCCACGCAGTTGAGCCAGCAAAATCTGCACTGGCCGTAAAGTCTAATATCAGAAGGGCCATTGAGAAGGAAGGGATACCTTACACTTATGTCGTCTCCAACTGCTTCAATGGCTACTTCCTCCCCACTCTGATGCAGCATGGACTCACGTCCCCTCCCACTCACAAAGTCATCATTCCCGGCGACGGACACCCCAAAG CAATATTTAACTTGGAGGAAGACATCGGGACTTATACCATAAAAGCAGTGGATGATCCAAGAACTGAAAACAAAATATTGTATATCAATCCTCCCAACAACACCTATTCTTTCAACGACCTAGTCGCTCTGTGGGAGAAGAAGATCGGCAAACCCTTGGAAAAGCTCTATGTTCCTGAACACCAACTTCTTAAGGACATTCAAG AGGCTCCACTTCCTTTGAATGTGATATTGAGTCTCAACCACTCAATATTTGTGAAGGGAGATGAGACCAATTTTGAAATTGAACCATCTTTTGGAGTGGAAGCTTCAAAGCTATACCCTGATGTCCAATACACCACCGTCGATCAGTATCTCTCTCGATTTGTTTGA
- the LOC103487977 gene encoding uncharacterized protein LOC103487977, with the protein MTPRAYVLIFFFWSLLTILTPALVFLSENSKPSLVSFESTDGENGGIEMSRKVVGLTRKYQMLKILAEEQRAPPLIPTPITAPAPSPAPASAPGNVVPVGRFMANARKLILRTLKGLKEAH; encoded by the exons ATGACCCCTCGAGCTTATGtcttaatcttcttcttctggTCTCTCCTCACCATCCTCACACCCGCTCTCGTTTTTCTTTCCGAGAATTCGAAACCGTCGTTGGTCTCGTTCGAATCTACAG ATGGGGAAAATGGAGGTATTGAAATGAGTAGAAAAGTTGTTGGATTGACAAGAAAATATCAGATGTTGAAAATTTTGGCTGAAGAACAGAGAGCACCACCGTTGATTCCGACACCCATTACAGCACCGGCGCCGTCGCCAGCCCCAGCATCGGCTCCGGGCAACGTTGTCCCGGTAGGGAGGTTCATGGCTAATGCTAGAAAACTCATATTGAGGACATTGAAGGGCTTGAAAGAAGCACATTGA
- the LOC103487979 gene encoding uncharacterized protein LOC103487979, with the protein MGSLMGGWSSPVLDPKSVKFKRNRSLTKEEIDAYWKSKRKLEEEHLRAISLPVDRYDREKVGIDYKRSSSFPPARDVAVESKFVENKLDRKNLEELEKVGWWTRSNSAFLNEPPVLDGASKACVSLYGVADVASCKLNHNNGVGACLH; encoded by the exons ATGGGCTCTCTAATGGGCGGATGGAGTTCTCCCGTTCTCGATCCTAAATCAG TCAAGTTCAAGAGAAATCGGTCACTTACGAAAGAAGAAATCGACGCATACTGGAAATCAAAGAGGAAATTGGAGGAAGAACATCTCAGAGCGATTTCTTTGCCGGTGGATCGTTATGATCGCGAAAAAGTCGGAATAGACTACAAAAGATCGAGTTCGTTTCCGCCGGCGAGGGACGTTGCGGTGGAATCAAAATTTGTAGAGAACAAATTGGACAGGAAAAACCTAGAGGAATTGGAAAAAGTTGGCTG GTGGACGAGGAGCAATTCGGCGTTTCTGAATGAACCGCCAGTCCTTGACGGCGCTTCAAAAGCTTGCGTGTCGTTATACGGCGTCGCCGACGTGGCCTCATGTAAGTTGAACCACAATAATGGAGTCGGTGCTTGCTTACACTGa